A section of the Rattus norvegicus strain BN/NHsdMcwi chromosome 15, GRCr8, whole genome shotgun sequence genome encodes:
- the LOC134481917 gene encoding uncharacterized protein LOC134481917, with protein sequence MGSRGGMFSRILSLFRRDNHIHSGTRPRQREASLLSCWRRRRMERSLRRSKFDQKASSQPSTTPVEEERMKRLENIKIALQKMQKERDELRRILADYPRKNLNDRNNFESEMLTMQHQEVMTDMKKMSEQVNRALVKCTHLTLENDWYCRSFCPLLTELFELKNNAQRARHENRELLWEQIALKESIKETTRFCGEASMKIRVTSSLRSEHCSRRFPRAQSRTTALRDRTVHQEHRGCKD encoded by the exons atgggttcccgaggaggcatgttctccaggatcctcagtctctttcggagGGACAATCATATCCATTCAGGcaccagaccaaggcagagggaggccagccttctATCATGTTGGAGAAGAAGACGAATGGAAAGGTCCTTGAGGAGGTcaa agTTTGATCAGAAGGCATCGTCCCAACCCTCCACGACACCTGttgaagaggagagaatgaagcgtTTGGAGAACATCAAAATTGCTCTCCAGAagatgcagaaggagagagatgaactcaggagaaTCCTGGCCGATTACCcgagaaagaatttaaatgacag GAACAACTTTGAGTCTGAGATGCTCACGATGCAGCACCAGGAAGTGATGaccgacatgaagaaaatgagtgAGCAGGTCAATAGAGCTTTGGTCAAATGTACACACCTcacactggaaaatgactggtactg ccgcagcttctgccccctcctaactgagttgtttgagctgaagaacaatgccCAGAGAGCACGGCATGAGAACAGGGAGCTTCTATGGGAACAGATTGCACTGAAAGAGTctattaaggaaacaacaaggttctgtggggaagccagtatgaaaatccgtgtaacaagcagcctcag gtctgaacactgcagcagaaggtttcccagggcacagagcaggactacagctctcagagacaggaCTGTCCACCAGGAGCACAGAGGGTGCAAAGATTGA